A genomic region of Verrucomicrobiota bacterium contains the following coding sequences:
- a CDS encoding succinylglutamate desuccinylase/aspartoacylase family protein, translating into MSSDSKGPPTHEYRLLISRWEALARTRGLTGQAYATAGPFELFCWRSPAFRPEGGLYLSAGIHGDEAGAVEGLYTWAALEGNRLRTLPVILFPCLNPHGLERNCRTDAAGHDLNRCYHRQDVPPIRAHQALLAGHRFRLALCLHEDCDARGVYLYEFRRRGAAPIGAELLRAAGPDVPTDALRRLGARGVELIANLALGLNFTPLPAVTEALYLARHHSERTITTETPAGYGLGQRARAQVTLIRRALELTPA; encoded by the coding sequence ATGAGTTCCGATTCTAAAGGGCCGCCAACCCACGAGTACCGTTTGCTGATCAGCCGCTGGGAAGCTCTGGCACGAACCCGCGGCCTGACGGGGCAGGCGTACGCGACCGCCGGCCCTTTCGAGCTGTTCTGTTGGCGTTCACCCGCGTTCAGACCCGAAGGCGGCCTGTATCTATCGGCTGGCATCCACGGTGACGAGGCCGGGGCGGTTGAAGGCCTGTACACGTGGGCGGCGCTGGAAGGGAACCGCCTGCGCACGCTGCCGGTAATCCTCTTCCCCTGCCTGAACCCCCACGGCTTGGAACGCAATTGCCGGACCGATGCCGCCGGTCACGACCTCAACCGCTGCTACCACCGGCAGGACGTGCCTCCGATCCGGGCCCATCAAGCCCTTCTGGCCGGCCACCGCTTCCGCCTGGCGTTGTGCCTGCACGAAGATTGCGATGCCCGCGGGGTCTACCTCTACGAGTTCCGGCGCCGGGGCGCTGCCCCGATCGGCGCGGAGTTGCTGCGGGCGGCAGGCCCTGACGTGCCGACGGATGCGCTCCGGCGGTTGGGGGCGCGCGGGGTCGAGCTCATCGCCAACCTGGCCTTGGGCCTGAACTTCACGCCGTTACCGGCTGTAACTGAAGCGCTGTACCTGGCGCGGCACCACAGCGAGCGGACGATCACGACCGAGACGCCCGCCGGCTACGGCCTGGGTCAGAGGGCCCGGGCGCAGGTGACCCTGATCCGGCGGGCACTCGAACTGACGCCGGCCTGA
- a CDS encoding MaoC family dehydratase: MKSAAKTEKLFLDDLAVGDEFTSEEYTVDAPQIREFAQQFDPQPFHLDEDAARETFFEGLAASGWHTAAITMRLLVRSVPMAGGLIGAGGEITWPRPTRPGDVLRVVSKVVKISPSTSRPDRGIVTVQSDTLNQRGELCQRLVAKLLVFRRGSITART; the protein is encoded by the coding sequence ATGAAATCCGCAGCAAAGACCGAGAAGCTTTTCCTGGATGATCTGGCGGTGGGAGACGAATTCACCAGCGAGGAATACACGGTCGACGCACCGCAAATCCGCGAGTTCGCGCAGCAGTTCGACCCTCAACCTTTTCATCTGGATGAGGACGCCGCACGTGAGACCTTCTTCGAAGGGTTGGCCGCTAGCGGATGGCATACCGCCGCAATCACGATGAGGCTGCTTGTTCGCAGCGTCCCCATGGCCGGCGGGCTCATCGGTGCAGGCGGTGAAATCACCTGGCCCCGGCCGACAAGGCCGGGCGACGTGCTGCGCGTGGTAAGCAAGGTCGTCAAGATTTCCCCTTCAACATCCAGGCCGGATCGGGGGATCGTGACGGTTCAGAGCGATACGTTGAATCAGCGCGGCGAACTCTGTCAGAGGTTAGTCGCCAAACTCCTGGTGTTTCGAAGAGGTTCAATCACCGCCCGGACCTGA
- a CDS encoding glycosyltransferase family 1 protein: protein MIRTVVFTTFGSLGDLFPFLAVGAALQARGHRAVIATSESYRAAVEARGLTFRPVRPDLIPLAFLPDAQERLWHPRHGPEFLVRVLMLPHLQAGYEDLRAACTGAALLVAHPLAYAVPLVAETLGLPWLSVALQPFGFLSTYDPPVVAGMPALRHLRRLGRWPYRLLFRLVSHRTRAWVQPIADLRNRLGLSPARQNPLTAGAFSPYGTTAWFSRAFAVPQPDWPSRTTLTGFPFLQDDAPLEPDLAHFLEAGEPPIVFTLGSAAVMQAGNFYREARAAAERLGRRAVLLVGTDPRNRAGSALPASIHAAAYAPFSKLFPRAACIVHHGGIGTSAQVLRAGRPALVIPWAYDQPDNAERLQRLGVSRTLSRRNCRAERLCAELDALLTRPEYPQRAQALAGRVQRENGATAAADCILRAAG, encoded by the coding sequence GTGATCCGCACGGTTGTGTTCACCACCTTTGGCTCCCTGGGCGACCTTTTCCCGTTTCTGGCGGTTGGCGCGGCGTTGCAGGCGCGGGGCCACCGTGCCGTGATCGCCACGTCGGAGTCTTACCGGGCGGCCGTTGAAGCCCGTGGCCTGACGTTTCGACCCGTGCGACCCGACCTGATTCCGCTCGCGTTCCTGCCGGACGCGCAGGAACGGCTCTGGCATCCCCGGCACGGCCCCGAATTTCTTGTTCGCGTCCTGATGCTGCCTCACTTGCAAGCCGGCTACGAGGACTTACGGGCGGCGTGCACCGGGGCGGCCTTGCTGGTGGCCCATCCCCTGGCTTACGCGGTTCCCCTGGTAGCCGAAACCCTGGGCCTGCCCTGGCTGAGCGTCGCCTTGCAGCCCTTCGGCTTCCTGTCTACCTATGACCCGCCGGTGGTGGCAGGCATGCCGGCGCTCCGGCATTTACGCCGCCTGGGTCGGTGGCCCTACCGGCTGCTCTTTAGGCTGGTTTCTCACCGGACCCGCGCATGGGTGCAACCCATCGCAGACCTGCGCAACCGTCTCGGGCTCAGTCCCGCCCGGCAGAACCCCCTCACGGCCGGCGCCTTCTCCCCGTACGGCACCACGGCATGGTTTTCGCGCGCGTTTGCGGTCCCGCAGCCCGATTGGCCGTCGCGGACCACCCTCACCGGTTTCCCTTTCCTGCAGGATGACGCGCCGCTTGAGCCGGACCTGGCGCACTTTCTCGAAGCGGGCGAACCGCCCATCGTCTTTACCCTGGGCTCGGCGGCGGTAATGCAGGCGGGCAACTTCTACCGGGAGGCGCGCGCCGCGGCTGAACGGCTGGGCCGGCGGGCCGTCCTGCTGGTGGGCACCGACCCGCGCAACCGCGCTGGCTCGGCCTTGCCCGCATCGATCCACGCGGCGGCGTACGCCCCTTTTTCGAAGCTGTTTCCCCGGGCGGCCTGCATCGTGCACCACGGCGGCATCGGTACCAGTGCCCAAGTGCTTCGGGCGGGCCGGCCGGCATTGGTCATACCCTGGGCCTATGACCAGCCCGACAACGCCGAGCGGCTTCAGCGGTTAGGAGTCAGCCGTACCCTGAGCCGGCGAAATTGCCGCGCCGAGCGCTTATGCGCGGAGTTGGACGCGTTGCTGACGCGCCCGGAATACCCGCAACGGGCTCAGGCCCTCGCCGGCCGGGTACAGCGGGAAAACGGCGCCACCGCGGCGGCGGACTGCATCCTAAGGGCCGCCGGGTGA
- a CDS encoding GntR family transcriptional regulator, whose amino-acid sequence MEEARAWPSQFRTNAPQHADKVPVVVMKKIRDAILDEVFKPGERLPEVELAEAFKVSRSPVREALLALEKEGTVVMSPYRGAIVKPLSPEEALDIAELRLALIALAIKPAYRHLSPADFDRASELAKRILRTRSAGEFFESNRCFWAIILEKARRPILDETFRQLDDRATRYIPLLIKLFPTPEVRPPQHQVLIELCRQDKVAEALRAFRRIYLEATHQVIVHLQARQLADAS is encoded by the coding sequence ATGGAAGAGGCGCGCGCATGGCCATCCCAGTTCAGGACGAATGCCCCGCAGCACGCGGACAAGGTGCCGGTGGTGGTCATGAAGAAGATCCGCGACGCGATCCTCGACGAGGTTTTCAAGCCCGGAGAGCGTCTGCCCGAGGTCGAGCTCGCAGAGGCGTTCAAGGTAAGCCGGTCGCCTGTCCGGGAAGCGCTGCTGGCCCTGGAGAAAGAGGGTACCGTGGTCATGTCGCCCTACCGGGGCGCGATCGTTAAACCCCTCTCGCCTGAAGAGGCCTTGGACATCGCGGAACTCAGGTTGGCCCTCATCGCACTGGCGATTAAACCGGCATACCGTCACCTTTCTCCCGCGGACTTTGACCGCGCCTCGGAACTGGCCAAACGGATTCTGCGCACCCGGAGCGCCGGAGAATTTTTTGAAAGTAACCGTTGCTTTTGGGCCATCATTCTTGAAAAGGCACGCCGCCCGATTCTGGATGAGACGTTCCGTCAGCTGGACGACCGGGCGACGCGTTACATTCCGCTTTTGATCAAGTTGTTTCCGACCCCCGAGGTGCGGCCGCCGCAGCACCAGGTGCTGATCGAGCTTTGCCGTCAGGACAAAGTCGCCGAGGCGTTGCGCGCGTTCAGACGCATTTACCTGGAAGCCACTCACCAGGTCATTGTCCACCTGCAGGCGCGGCAGCTTGCCGACGCATCTTAG